The sequence GGGACGGTGCGCACGGTCTTCATTGAAGTGCGCGGCGAGATGGCCGACACGGTGCTGATGGAAGTGCAACTCGTCCTGAATGAGCGGCTCGCCGGAATGTCGCTGGCCGACATTCGCCAGTCGCTAGGGATGCGCCTGCGCGACGTGTACACGAGCGTCGAGAGCGGCGAGCTGCTCAACATCTTCGTGCAGGAGGGGAATTCGCTCTTCGACATTCCCGCTTCCACCGAGGAGAGCGTCGTGCTGGGGCAGGCGTCGGTGCTGGCCGACAAGCCGGAGTTCGCGAGCGGCGAGGCGATGCGCAAGCTGATCGCGCTCACCGACAAGCAGACGCAGCTGGCGACGCTGCTACGGCAGCGCGCGCAGGCGGGCGGCTTGTCGATCACCATCGGCGCCGAACACGACAACGCGCTGTTCGGCGGACTGACCGTCGTGACCGCCGAGTATCGCGCCGGGGCGCTAAGCGGCGTGATCGGGGTGATCGGCCCCACGCGGATGCCGTACGAGAAGGTGATCGCGGTGGTGCGGCACGCGTCGCAGCTCGTGGCCGACGTGCTGCGGTAAGGCGTGCGATGAGCTTCGACGTTCCGGTTCTGCTCGTGGCGTGGCGCCGGCCGGAGACGACGCGGCAGGTGCTCGACGCCATGCGCGCCGCGGCGCCGACGCGGCTCTACGTGGCGTGCGACGGTCCGCGCCCCGGCAATACCGCCGATGCGCAGGGCGTGCG comes from Gemmatimonadaceae bacterium and encodes:
- the hrcA gene encoding heat-inducible transcriptional repressor HrcA; translated protein: MSTVELSERERQVLEAVIRSYVETAEPAGSRALTRRFRLGVSPATIRNTMADLEEKGFLSHPHTSAGRVPTDKAYRVYVDSLMRVTELAPADRERLVGGIAQGSSAIESILRRAAQSLGVLTQELGVAIGPRLDQIVLQRLELVRVSGEKLLLVLTLQGGTVRTVFIEVRGEMADTVLMEVQLVLNERLAGMSLADIRQSLGMRLRDVYTSVESGELLNIFVQEGNSLFDIPASTEESVVLGQASVLADKPEFASGEAMRKLIALTDKQTQLATLLRQRAQAGGLSITIGAEHDNALFGGLTVVTAEYRAGALSGVIGVIGPTRMPYEKVIAVVRHASQLVADVLR